Part of the Halodesulfurarchaeum formicicum genome is shown below.
CGGCCACGCTTGGCACCTGGGAGAAGTTCGCCGAGCTCTGGGGCAGTACCGGCATGCAGGAACACTTCTATGTCACCTTCCTCCTCCACCTGCTGGGAGTCGTGGCCGTCGGGGGCCTCACGACGATGGTGTTTGCCGCGATCGGCTTTCTCGCGGATCGGTACGGGAATCGATATCCCAGAGACCTGGTCGCGGTCGGCTTCTTCTGGGGACTGGCGAGTCTCCTCGGGTACCCCATCGTGTCGGACATCAAAGCGGGCTGGACGGCCGTGCACGTCCTGATCCCCCTGACGATCCCGGCCGCGGTCGGGCTCTCGGTCGTGTTGGATCGAGCCGAACTGGCGCTTCGACGGAATCAGCGACAGACGGCGGCCGTTGCGGTCGTCCTGTTGCTCGGAGCCGCCACCGTGCTTGCGGGCAGCGGCGTGGCGATCAACGCCGTCTACCCGGCCGACGACCGCAACCCCGTCGTGCAGTACGCCCAGCCGGCCGGGGACATGAAGCCCACGCTCGAAGAGATCGAGACGATCGCGGCCGAGAACGAGGGAATCGACGTCATGTTCTACGGCGAGGAGTTCTACACGCCCAACGAGACCGAACAGGGAGCCAGCCTCGACATCGAGACCGGCGGGTACGCGGGCTGGTTCGATCGGTTGCCTCTCCCCTGGTATCTGGAGCAGTACGACGCCCGCGTCGGGAGCACGGAAGATCCCGCGGCAATCGCCGAACACGACCCACCGGTGATCATCACGCTGGAGGAGGAGACCGGGACCTTGCAGGGAGAAATCGAGGGCTACGAGAAGACCATCCATCAGGGGTACCTCCACGATCGGCCGATCGTCTTCTACGTCCGCTCTTGACCCCCTCCCACGACTGAAGTCGTGGGCTCTCTCCTGTGCTCTCTGTAGTGTCGATGCTCTTTTCCGTCGAGGCCGGGTAGTTCTGTAAGATGGAAAACCGGCAGCTAGACGTCGTCGAGGTGTTGCTCACCGGGATCTGTTATGACCGGAACCCGAAACTCGACGAGAACGACCTGCCCCCCGCGATCCGGACGGCCCTCTGGTCCGGCGACGGTGTGCGACGACCGCCGAAACCCGACGAGGAGGACCTGGCGGCGGCCACCGGCATCGAGGACCCCTGGGCGGAGATCTCCGGGCTCATGTTCACGGACCGGGACACCTTCTCCGGGAGCGTCTCGGTGACCGACGAGGGGATGGCAGAGGAATGGTTCCTGGACCGGGCCGACCGCGAGCGCCTCCAGGCGAACCCGACCCTGGCCTACGAGTACCAGGATCGGGACGCCCTGGATCTGGATTACGAGGCCTCGCGAGCGGCGAACCGGCCAGTGCACGCCGATCCGCAGTACATCGAGTCACAACTGGACTCCTTCTTCGACGAGGACGACGAGGAGATGCTCGACCTCGTGGAGGTGCGGGCCCCGGCGGAGATCGAGATCACCCTGGCGGATCTGGTGTTGACCAAGGACCAGGAGACCGAGGTCCGCAAGGTCGCGAAGGCCATCGAGCACCGGGACTATCTCGCCGAGATCGGCCTGCGCGAGATCGGCAAACTGCTCTTCGTCGGGCCCCCCGGCACCGGGAAGACTTCCGTCGCACGGGGACTGGCCCACCAGCTCGATCTGCCCTTCGTCGAGGTCAAACTCTCGATGATCACCAGCCAGTACCTCGGGGAGACCGCGAAGAACGTCGAGAAGGTCTTCGAGGTGGCAAAGCGGCTCTCGCCCTGTATTCTCTTCATCGACGAGTTCGACTTCGTCGCGAAGACCCGGACGAGCGACGAGCACGCGGCCATCAAGCGGGCCGTCAACACGCTGTTGAAATCGATCGACGAGGTGAGCCTGATCCGGGACGACGTGTTGCTCATCGGCGCGACCAACCACCCGGACGAACTCGACGCCGCCGCCTGGCGGCGCTTCGACGAGATCCTGCATTTCCCCCGCCCGGACGAGTCGATGCGCAGCGGAATCCTCGAACTGGTTACCGCCGACATCGACATCGAGGGCTTCGACCCGGACGAACTGGCCGCCGAAACCGAGGGCCTCACCGGCAGCGACCTCCGGCTGGTACTTCGGGAGGCAGTCCTCTCCGCGCTGGTCTCGGATCGGACGACCCTGACCCAACAGGACCTGCTCGACGCCGTCGAGGAGTTCGAGGAGCGGGACCACATGCGCAACCTGGAGACCATCGAGGAGGCCCTGGACGTCGAGAGCGGGCACGAACACGACCACCCGCCGACGGCATAGATGCAGGTCACCCTCCTGGGGACCGGGGACACCGCCGGCACGCCGGTCCCGCGGTGTGACTGTGCGACTTGTGAGCGGGCCCGGGAGACCGGCCAGCGGCGCTCGCGGTTCTCGGTGCACGTGAAGAACGAACGGACTGGCCAGCGCCTCCTGATCGACGCCAGCCCCGATTTCCGCCAGCAGTTTCTCGACACCGACGTGGCCCTCCCCGACGCGGCGATCATCACGCACGTTCACTTCGATCACCTCGACGGCCTGGGGAACGTCTACCGCCTGCTCGATCGGCTCCCGGTCCATGCCGCCAACGAGACCGACCCCGAGACCGGCGAGTCCGTCGCGGAAACGGTGCGACGGCGCTATAACTACCTGCACCAGGTCGAGGTGTTCCCCGAGACCCCCTTCGAGCCCTTCGAGGCGGCCGGCTTCGAGATCACGCTGGTACCGGTCGTCCACCCGCCGCTTTTGAGCTATGGGCTCCGCGTCGAGGGGGAGGAGGCGGTGCTCTCGCTCACGGGCGATACGAGCTACGCCATCCCGGAGCGCTCCCAGACTGTCCTCTCGGGGGCGGATCTGCTCCTCGCGGAGGCCATCGTCCCGGCGGCGATGTGCGAGAAACACCCGCTGGGTGGCCGTCACCCCGACGAAAACGGCGTCTATCGCTCCTTTGGCACCAAACACATGACCAGGGAAGGCGCCCTGGACATGGCCGAGCGGCTCGACGCCGAGCAGGTTCGACTCGTGCATCTCTCCCATCGCTATCCCGCCGAGCAGGCCTTCGGGCCGAAACTGGGCGTGGACGGCGAGCAGATCGTCCTCTAGCGATTACGCCGCCGGGAGCCAGGCCTGCACCAGTTGGGGGCCGAGCACGCCGACCCCGATCAGAACCGGTCCAGAAAGCTCTGCCGCCTGGCGGGGCCGGCCGGGTCGGGTCGCCAGGGCGTGCGCCGGGCCCGTTCAGCCGTGCGATCCGCCTCGGGAGCGGCGCCCGCCTCGTACCCCGGGCAGTCGACCCCACACTCGGCGGCCGGCTCGACCAGGCGGTCGGCCCAGGCACAGCCGGGCAGTCCATCCGTCCCCGCGACCGACGTCGCCCGGGCGTTCGCACAGGCCGGCAACTCGTAGGTCCGCCAGCCCTTGCCGTACGCTCGCTCGGCGATCCGGCGGCGCTGACGGGCCTTCTGCGCGGTTCCGGCGAAGGCCACGTCGAACTGGCCAGGATGCTCCGCTCGAATCTCGAAGCTCGGTCGATTCGGTTCCAGGGACTTGGCCTCCCGAACGACCTCGATTTCGGGTTCTTCGGGGTCGACCCGCCAGATGCCCACCGGATCGGGTATCCGGTGGCGGTGTGCGCGGGTCACGTGGGAGGCCGTCGCGAGGATCACCCGATCGAGGACCTGCAGGCTCACGTCCCGGCGGAGCTGGGAGGCCAGATCCCCCGGCGTGCCCAGATCCGGCTTGTTCTCGATCCCCACGAGCTCGTCGAACCAGTCCGGGTAGCGGGCGGCCTGCCGGCCGACCAGTCGCCCCTGCTCCCGCGAGAGTTCGAGAAACCCGACCTCGGCCGCCCGTTCGGCGACCCGGCGGGCCGCGGCTGGCGGCGCGTCGATCGACTGGGTGACCGAGCGGGCCGTCCCAACCCCCAGATCGCTCTCGACGACGAGCGGCGGAATGGTCTCGGCTGCAAGATCGAGGCGGGTGTCGAAGTCCGGCCCAGGGCTGACCGCGACCAGGTCCAGAATGCGCTCGCCCGCTCCGGTAACACTGGTTCCGAGCTGCCGGGCGAGAATTCCTGCTTCGGGCCCCGTCGGGAGGCCATCCCGTTCGAGGAGCGCGGCGAGCCGGAGTTCGAAATCGTACTCGCGCACATCCGGGCTACCGGGTGCACGGACAAAACGCTACTGTCCGGCCTACCGTTTCGTGCGGGTATCGATGCCCAGGGGGCGGTACAACAGACAGGTGCGAGTGAATCCCGTTCCGAGCAGCACCAGCCCCACGATGAAGAGCAACACCCCGATCAGTGGGGAAAATGTCGCCTGGCCGAGGGCGCCGATGGCGCCCAGTATCCCGAGCAGCATCCCAGCAGCGAGGCGAAGCGTCCGGTCCGTTTCGCCGACGTTCGGTTCCATAGGCCACCCAAGGAACCGTGATGACTTACCGCTTGGGAGAACGGAGAGTGGGGCCGTGATCCGCTCGAAACAGTAGGTTTATCAGTCGTTCGTTGCGAAAATCGGACAAGATTACTTCGTGACCATGGAAACCGACAACCGACAACCGGAGGTGAACATCGGACTCGTCGGGCACGTAGACCACGGGAAGACCACCCTGGTCCGGGCCCTCTCCGGCGAGTGGACCGACCAGCACTCCGAGGAGCTCAAGCGGGGCATCTCGATTCGGCTGGGATATGCAGACACGACCCTGCGCCGCTGTCCGGAGTGTACGGGCCCCGAGGCCTACACGGTCGAGGAGACCTGCCCGGAACACGACGTCGAGACCGAGGTCCTCCGGACCGTCTCCTTCGTGGACGCCCCTGGCCACGAGACCCTGATGGCGACGATGCTCTCGGGGGCCGCGCTCATGGACGGGGCGGTGCTGGTCGTCTCCGCGACCGAACCGGTCCCACAGCCACAGACCGAGGAGCACCTGATGGCCCTGGACAGCATCGGCATCGAGAACATCGTCATCGCCCAGAACAAGGTCGATCTGGTCGACGCCGAGACCGCTCGTGAGAACTACGAGCAGATCACGGACTTCGTCGCGGGCACGGTCGCCGAAGGAGCCCCGATCGTCCCGATCAGCGCCGAACAGGAGATCAACATCGACCTGATCATCGAGGCCCTCCAGTCCGAGATCCCCACGCCCGAGCGGGACCCCGAGGCCGACGCCCGGATGTACGTCGCCCGGAGTTTCGACATCAACCGCCCCGGCACCGAGTGGGGCGACCTCAGCGGCGGGGTCATCGGCGGCAGCCTGGTCCAGGGGATCCTGGAACAGGACACGGAGCTGGAGATTCGGCCCGGTCGCGAAGTCGAGGAGGGCGGGCAGACCGAGTGGCGGCCCGTGACCTCCACCGTCCGCTCGATCCAGGCCGGCGGCGAGATGGTCGAGTCGGCCGCGCCGGGTGGCCTGCTCGGGGTCGGCACCGGCCTGGACCCGAGCCTGACGAAAGGCGACGCGCTCGCCGGCCAGGTCGCCGGCGAACCGGGCTCGCTCCCGCCGGTCTGGGAGCAGTTCGAGATGGACATCGACCTGCTCGACCGGCTCGTCGGGGCCGAGGAGGACGAGAGCGTCGAGCCGATCAACACGGGCGAACCGCTCATGCTGACCATCGGCACGGCCACCACCGTCGGGGCCGTCACGAGCGCTCGCGGCGGCGAGGCCGAAGTGAACCTCAAGCGCCCGGTCTGTGCCCCCGAAGGGGCGACGATCGCGATCAACCGCCGGGTCGGAACCCGCTGGCGGCTCATCGGTATCGGCACGCTGCGTGGATGAGAGTCGCCATGGACACGAACGCACTGATGATGCCGATCGAGGTCGATCTTCGCGTCTTCGAGGAACTCGACCGGCTGCTCGGGGAGTACACCCCCGTCGTGCCCGCGGCCGTAATCGCCGAACTGGAGTCCCTGGCCGAGTCGGGCGGCACCGCCGGTCGGGCCGCCCAGGTCGGACTCGATCTGGCCGATCGGTGCGAGTCGGTCCAGTCGACAGAATCGTATGCCGATGACGCCCTGGTCGCGCTTGGAACCACCGGCCAAATCGACTCGGTCGTCACGAACGACGCCCCGCTCCGGAACCGTCTGCTCGAGGCGGGCGTTCCGGTAATCCATTTAAGGGGCCGGAATCAACTAACGCGTACTCAACCATAGATGTACAAGCGAGTCAGACTCACAGATACGGTCGAAGTGCCCCCGGAGGCGCTCGACGACGTCACCCCGGATCTCATCAAGCGGCTGCTCCAGGACAAACTGGAGGGGCGGATGGACGAGGAGGTGGGGTCGATCGTCACGGTCACGACTGTCCACGACATCGGCGAGGGTGCGGTCATCCCGAACCGACCAGGTGTCTACTACAAGGCGGAGTTCGACGCTCTGACCTTCGATCCGGAGATGCAGGAGGTCGTCGACGGCGAGGTCGTCGAGGTCGTCTCCTTCGGTGCCTTCGTGGGGATCGGCCCGGTCGACGGGCTGCTCCACGTCTCTCAGATCTCCGATGAATACCTGGCCTTCGACGAGGAGGGCCAGATGCTGGCCTCCCGGGAGTCGAACAACACCCTGGGGGTCGGAGACGCCGTTCGGGGCCGTATCGTCACCAAATCGATCGACGAGCGCAACCCGCGGGAGTCCAAGATCGGCCTCACCGCGAAACAGCCCGGCCTCGGCAAGCACGGCTGGCTCCGCGAGGCCCGACAACAAGAAGAGGCCGCCGCGGAGGGCGAGTAGATGGCCTCGAAACGGCTTGCGTGCCGGGAGTGTCACCACATCGTCTCGGCCGACCAGAACGCCTGCCCCCACTGTGGCTCTTCCAGCCTCACCGAGGACTGGGCGGGCTACGTGGTCATCACCCACCCCGAGCAAAGCGAGATCGCCGAGAAGATGGAAGTGACCGAACCGGGCGAATACGCGCTGAAAGTCCGCTAACCGTGCCGACCGTCGTGGCCCGGTTGCCGGCCGCAAAGCGTCATCACTTCACGGAGCCGCTGGGCCCGCTCTTTACTGACACGGAATCGCTGCTCGAAGCCGCCGGTGAGCCGATCGTCGCGATCGGTGACGTGGTGACCGCACATCTGGGGGCCGCCGGCTGTCAGCCCACTCTCTCGGTCGTCGACGGCCGGACGGAACGGGGGCCGATCCCGGAATGGGTCCAGACGGACCGACCCGCAGCAGCGATCGAGCGACCGGTCGAGAACCCTGCGGGGACGATTACGGCCGAGCTGGTCGACGCGATCGAGGCGGGGCTCGATACGAGCGAACCCACCCGGGTCGTCGTCGAGGGCGAGGAGGATCTGGCCGTGTTACCGGCCGTACTCCTCGCTCCGACGGGGGCGACCGTCGTCTATGGCCAGCCGGGCGAGGGGATGATCGCCGCTGCCGTGGACGGCCCCACCCGGGCACGTTGCCGTGACCGACTCGACCTTTTGGACCACGAGGCGGAGTTCTGGGCGTCGATCCGGTGAGATCGGCCCGCTCTTCGAAATCCTTTTACAGATTTCGGGCTGAGATGGTGGTAACTGACCATGGACATCGAGATACTCGACGAGGAGAAAAACTCGCTCCTCCACCGGACCGACGTGACCTTCGAGGTCACTCACGACGACGCATCGCCCTCCCGCCTCTCCGTGCGCGACAGCCTCGCTGCGACACTCGATCAGGACTCCGACCAGGTCGTCGTCCACAAACTCGACACGAAGTTCGGGATGCGAACGACCGTCGGCTACGCGAAGGTCTATGACAGCCCCGAGGACGCCGCCGAGATCGAGGCCGAGCACATGCTCGAACGCAACAAGATCGGCGTCGAGGACGCCGAGGAAGCCGAGGTGAGCGAGTGATGGCTCGCGGCGATTTCTACGAGGACGGCGAACTCGCGAAGGAACGCTGCCCTCGCTGTGAGGACGCGTTCCTCGCCGACCACGACGACCGCAAGCACTGCGGTCGCTGTGGCTACACCGAGTGGAAGTGACGCGGATCCTCGGCATCGAAGGAACCGCCTGGGCCGCGAGCGCGGCCGTCTACGACGACACGACCGAGCGGCTTTTCGTCGAATCCGACGCTTACCAGCCAGCGAGCGGCGGCATTCACCCGCGTGAGGCGGCCGAGCACATGCGCTCGGCGATCCCCGAAGTAATCGAGACGGCACTCGATCAGGCCGAGGGGCCCATCGACGCGGTGGCGTTCTCACGCGGGCCGGGACTGGGGCCCTGCCTGCGCATCGTCGGCACGGCCGCCCGCAGCCTCGCAGGGACCTTAGATGTGCCCCTCGTTGGCGTGAACCACATGGTCGCCCACCTGGAGATCGGGCGCCATCGCTCGGGGTTCGACTCGCCGATCTGTCTGAACGCGAGCGGCGCGAACGCCCACGTCCTGGGCTTTCGAAACGGTCGATATCGCGTGCTCGGGGAGACCATGGACACCGGGGTGGGCAACGCTATCGACAAGTTCACCCGCCACGTCGGCTGGTCCCACCCCGGCGGTCCCAAGGTCGAGCAGGCCGCCATGGAGGGGTCCTACATCGACTTGCCCTACGTGGTCAAGGGGATGGACTTCTCCTTTTCGGGCATCATGAGCGCGGCCAAGGACGCCTACGACGAGGGCGTCCCGGTCGAGGACGTGAGCGACGCCCTCCAGGAGACCATCTTCGCGATGCTCACCGAAGTCGCCGAGCGCGCGCTCTCGCTCACCGGGCGAAACGAACTGGTGCTCGGTGGCGGGGTCGGACAGAACAAGCGCCTCCGGGAGATGCTCCAGGAGATGGCCGACCAGCGTGGCGCGCGCTTTTTCGCCCCCGAGCCGGAGCTATTGCGGGATAACGCAGGCATGATCGCGGTCCTGGGCGCAACGATGTACGAGGCCGGGGACACCATTCCGATCGCGGACTCGGGCATCGACGCCGATTTCCGCCCCGACCAGGTCCCGGTGACCTGGCGCTCGGAGACGATTCCCGAGCGGGGCGATCGAACCGGTTCGCTCGAAGGCGCGGAAGCCGTGGTGGAAATCGCGGGCGAGACGGTGCGAAAGCGTCGGCGACCGAAGTCCTACCGTCATCCGACCCTGGATGAGCGACTCCGCCGGGACCGGACCGTCCAGGAGGTTCGACTGACCCACGAGGCCCGAACCCTCGGGGTCCCCACCCCGATCGTCCGGGACGTGGATCTCGCCGAGACGACCATCACCTTCGAGCGCGTGGGCGAACGTGATCTGCGGGACGCACTCAGTCCGGATCGCGCGAGAGCGGTCGGGAGCCACCTGGCGAAAATTCATGCGGGCGGGTTCGTCCACGGCGATCCCACGGTGCGCAACGTCAGAGTTCGGGAGGGAGACCCGGAGACGGTGCTCATCGACTTCGGTCTGGGGTATTACACCGACGACGTCGAGGACTACGCGATGGACCTCCACGTCTTCGAACAGTCCCTGGCTGGGACTGCGGACGACCCGGAATCACTCGCCACGGCCGCCGAACGGGGCTACGCCGCGGTCGGCGATTCGGCCGTGATCGATCGGCTCCGTGAGATCGAGGGCCGCGGGCGATACCAGTAGTCGCCACAACAGTTTTGCCCGACGCGGCCGTCAGTTCTGGTATGACCCAGGAAGCCGCCGGGAAGATCTTCGGTATCCCGTACAACTTCGAACGCCCGAGCCTGAAGCGCCTGCTCTCGGCGTACTGGCAACCGGGAAAGGGTATGATCGCCGAGACGCCGTTTGGCATCGGCTACACGCTGAACCTCGCGAACTGGCGGTCCTGGCTGGTGCTGGGCGTGGCCGCCGCGCTCGTCTTCCAGGAACGAAAGGACGAGGAAGAAGCCGAGGAAGCGGTTGACGTCGTCATCGAAGAGTAAACCGGGAACGCTTTTTCGCCGCCAGCCGACTGGCGGGTATGCTGCGTTTCGTGACGACCAACGCCGAGAAGGCCGCCGAGGCACAGGCCCACCTGGCTCCCATGGCTGTCGAACAGGTCGATTACGACTACGTCGAGGTCCAGGCTGCTGAAGTCGCGCAGGTCGCGGCCCGTGGCGCCGAAGAGGCCTACGAGAAGGCCGATGGCGAGGGGCCCGTGATCGTCGACGACACGGGCTTCTCGATCCGCGGGCTGGACGGCTTTCCCGGGCCCTACGCCGCCTACGTGGACGACACGCTCGGGATCGAGCGGGTCTGGTCGCTGGCCTCGGAGCTTGCAGACCGACACGCGGCGTTCACCAGTGCGATCGCCTACGCGGACGGCGACCGCGTCGAGGTCTTCGAGGGGACTGTCGAGGGGCAACTCGTCGCTCCCCGTGGCGAGGGCGGCTTCGGCTACGACCCGATCTTCGAGTACGAGGGCCGGACCTTCGCGGAGCTCTCGATGGACGAGAAAAACGAGATCTCCCATCGTGCGCGAGCGCTCTCGAAGCTCGCGGACTGGCTTCAGTCCCAGCCGATCAGCTGACGCCGGCGATTAGATCGAGCAGTTCCTCGCGGTACGCATCGGGCGTGAGCCCCAGATCGATATCGATGCTGACCGAGATCGCATCGGTCAGGGCCGAGTCCGTCTCGCGGGTGAAGTTCTCGGCCGGGTAGGCCCCGCCGGCCACGAGATAGTTCCCGTTCGCCGACCAGACCGCCAGCACCGCGTCCACGGCCAGATCGCCGCCCTCGATAGTGATCGCGGTGTCCTCGCTGACCGGGAATTCCATGTCCTCGACGGGGTACGAGCCCGTGAGTTCGGTCATCTCGGCGGTCGTACCGCCGGCCACTTCGATCGTCGCGGTCCCTGTTTCCTCGACGTTCGTGATCCCGGCGGCGTCCATCTGTGCCCGAAGTTCGTCGATCGCGGCCGTCCGAATCTGCTTTTTGACCTCCGACTGGACGGGCCCGAGTTCGTCCACCGACGGGGCCATGTCGATCCGGGTGGCCGAGAAGAGCGCCAGGTCCGTCTCGACAGTCGAGAGCGTGTCCGCCCGGACCTGCTCCCGGAGCGCGGCGTCGGTGTATGTCACCGACGAGGCGACTGCCTCCACGGTCACCGGACCGTAATCCTTCTCGATGACCGTCTCGTCTTTGGTCTGCTCCAGTTGCTCCCAGCCACCCGAATCCAGGGCCGCCTCGGGGACCGAGGGCAGTGCGACCGAGCCGACGGCGGTCTGACAGCCGGCGAGTGAGGCGATGGCGCCGGCACCGAGAGTCGCGATGAACGAGCGGCGTTGCATGTGACACCGATTGGCCGCGGCCCACTTAGGTGGCCCGTCAGTTGTGACGAATTGCCGTCCCTTTCGTCCAGTTCACCCCGATTAGATTCACCCGTCGGACCATTCCGAACCAAGCGTTTATGTGGACGGCCCCTGACCGTTATATCGGATATGAAACAACGATCGGACGATTCTGGCAAGCGGACGCGACGGCAAGTGCTGCTGGGCCTCGGGGCCGCAGGTATCACGGGTCTGGCCGGCTGTTCAAGCAACACGGGCGAGGGCACGCCAACGGGGACCGCATCCGACGACGGGACGACCGAGCCGTCGGAGGACCTCCCGGAGGTGGCCGGAGAAACGCTCACACTCACCACGACGACGAGTACGTACGACACCGGACTCCTTGATGCAATTCACCCCCACTTCGAGGAGATGTACGGCGTCGAAGTCGACGCCGTCGCCCAGGGGACGGGCGCAGCCCTTGAAACCGCCCGGAACGGTGACTCGGACGTGGTGATGGTGCACGCCCGCGGGCTCGAGGACGAGTTCCTCGAGAACGGCTACGGGAAGAACCGTCGGGACCTCATGTTCAACGACTTCGTCATCGTCGGGCCGGCGGATGACCCAGCGGGAGTCGAGTCGATGGGCTCGGCGACCGAGGCCCTCACCGCGATTGCCGACGCACAGGCCCAGTTTGT
Proteins encoded:
- a CDS encoding DUF5808 domain-containing protein; its protein translation is MTQEAAGKIFGIPYNFERPSLKRLLSAYWQPGKGMIAETPFGIGYTLNLANWRSWLVLGVAAALVFQERKDEEEAEEAVDVVIEE
- the rdgB gene encoding RdgB/HAM1 family non-canonical purine NTP pyrophosphatase encodes the protein MLRFVTTNAEKAAEAQAHLAPMAVEQVDYDYVEVQAAEVAQVAARGAEEAYEKADGEGPVIVDDTGFSIRGLDGFPGPYAAYVDDTLGIERVWSLASELADRHAAFTSAIAYADGDRVEVFEGTVEGQLVAPRGEGGFGYDPIFEYEGRTFAELSMDEKNEISHRARALSKLADWLQSQPIS
- a CDS encoding DUF6517 family protein, encoding MQRRSFIATLGAGAIASLAGCQTAVGSVALPSVPEAALDSGGWEQLEQTKDETVIEKDYGPVTVEAVASSVTYTDAALREQVRADTLSTVETDLALFSATRIDMAPSVDELGPVQSEVKKQIRTAAIDELRAQMDAAGITNVEETGTATIEVAGGTTAEMTELTGSYPVEDMEFPVSEDTAITIEGGDLAVDAVLAVWSANGNYLVAGGAYPAENFTRETDSALTDAISVSIDIDLGLTPDAYREELLDLIAGVS
- a CDS encoding substrate-binding domain-containing protein — translated: MKQRSDDSGKRTRRQVLLGLGAAGITGLAGCSSNTGEGTPTGTASDDGTTEPSEDLPEVAGETLTLTTTTSTYDTGLLDAIHPHFEEMYGVEVDAVAQGTGAALETARNGDSDVVMVHARGLEDEFLENGYGKNRRDLMFNDFVIVGPADDPAGVESMGSATEALTAIADAQAQFVSRGDNSGTHTKELNLWEAAGADPGGDWYQETGTGMGEALNIANQQGAYTLSDRGTFISQRSEIDLTILVQGPIEGGPEILANPYGVMAVNPGVHENANYDLAMAYIGWLTSPGAQEAIAEYTMNGEQLFYPEAITEEPDFQQYVPEGWSSDAE